In the genome of Mucisphaera calidilacus, one region contains:
- a CDS encoding HPF/RaiA family ribosome-associated protein, translating into MNVDVHALNIDRSDTLAAHVRDRISSALERFQQRVRRVRVRLSDLNGPRGGEDMMCQMQVDVMGCGLLIVEQTDTDVYHAVDQAAERVKRTVRRAINKKRDAATRNNRSAAYKAMNI; encoded by the coding sequence ATGAACGTCGACGTCCATGCCCTGAACATTGACCGGAGCGATACCCTTGCCGCGCACGTGCGGGATCGGATCTCGAGTGCCCTCGAGCGTTTTCAGCAGCGTGTCCGCAGGGTGCGTGTCCGCCTGTCGGACCTCAACGGCCCGCGTGGCGGCGAGGACATGATGTGCCAGATGCAGGTGGATGTGATGGGCTGCGGCCTGTTGATTGTCGAGCAGACGGACACGGATGTTTATCACGCGGTGGACCAGGCCGCGGAGCGTGTGAAGCGCACCGTTCGCAGGGCGATCAACAAGAAGCGTGACGCGGCGACGCGGAACAACCGATCGGCGGCCTACAAGGCCATGAACATCTGA
- a CDS encoding FIST signal transduction protein: MSQEADPNSIRFATAITREIDPIDAGHELVAQILDAGLPSVSLLTLFFTANHVAAIDEIRAHLLEDLRPGVLLGMSASGVIFGREEIEDDPAVVVQAASLPGCRVQPFQFGQIDWDDDEDDDHLVLADELGVEVDGDERLVIALADPFSTPLVKTLPALKRLVGDASVVGGLSSGARQPRRNRLLLNDRILNEGAAGVLLSGAIDTKHTVTQGCRAVGRPYVITKSKRHIVQELGGQNALAAIKGMVGDLEPSDQQLVEGHGLLIGRVVNEYKDRFGPGDFVIRGLVGVDQDEGYVAVGDPQVTVGQTVQFHVRDQQAARGDFDLLLEAQRVHGPAAGALLFTCNGRGTNLYDEPNIDATLAMNALGDPPMIGAVCAGEIGPIGGRALVHGHTAVLSAFRGPDCG, encoded by the coding sequence ATGAGTCAAGAAGCCGACCCCAACTCGATCCGGTTCGCGACCGCCATCACGCGCGAGATTGATCCGATCGACGCGGGGCACGAGCTGGTCGCCCAGATACTCGATGCCGGCCTCCCGAGTGTGTCGCTGCTGACGCTTTTTTTTACGGCCAATCACGTGGCGGCTATCGACGAGATCCGGGCACACCTGCTTGAGGATCTCCGCCCCGGGGTGCTGCTGGGCATGTCGGCGTCGGGGGTGATCTTCGGCCGTGAGGAGATCGAGGACGACCCCGCGGTGGTGGTACAGGCCGCGAGCCTGCCCGGCTGCCGTGTCCAGCCCTTCCAGTTCGGGCAGATCGACTGGGACGACGACGAGGACGACGACCACCTGGTGCTCGCCGATGAACTCGGGGTCGAGGTCGACGGCGACGAGCGGCTGGTGATCGCGCTGGCCGATCCGTTCAGCACCCCTCTGGTCAAGACGCTGCCCGCGCTCAAGCGGCTGGTGGGTGATGCGTCGGTGGTGGGGGGGTTGTCGAGCGGAGCGCGACAGCCGCGTCGCAACCGCCTGCTGCTCAACGACCGGATTCTCAACGAGGGCGCTGCGGGGGTGTTGCTCTCGGGCGCGATCGACACGAAGCACACCGTGACCCAGGGCTGCAGGGCGGTGGGGCGGCCCTACGTCATCACCAAGTCCAAACGCCACATCGTGCAGGAACTGGGCGGGCAGAACGCGCTCGCTGCGATCAAGGGGATGGTGGGCGACCTGGAGCCGAGCGACCAGCAACTGGTCGAGGGGCACGGGCTCCTGATCGGCCGGGTGGTGAACGAGTACAAGGACCGGTTCGGGCCGGGCGATTTCGTGATCCGGGGCTTGGTGGGCGTGGATCAGGACGAGGGGTACGTCGCGGTAGGCGACCCGCAGGTGACGGTGGGGCAGACGGTTCAGTTCCACGTGCGCGACCAGCAGGCGGCGCGGGGTGACTTTGACCTGCTGCTGGAGGCGCAGAGGGTGCACGGGCCGGCGGCGGGGGCGTTGCTGTTCACCTGCAACGGCCGCGGGACGAATCTGTACGACGAGCCCAACATCGACGCGACGCTGGCGATGAACGCGTTGGGCGATCCGCCCATGATCGGCGCGGTCTGCGCGGGCGAGATCGGCCCGATTGGCGGTCGGGCGCTCGTTCACGGGCACACCGCGGTGCTGTCGGCCTTCCGCGGCCCGGACTGCGGCTAG
- a CDS encoding queuosine precursor transporter: protein MKMGNSANPDVLDPALRERRERVFIVLAGLFLGTLTMLNLLGITRFLVLASWSSESGLSLGSPGEITFAVAVGVLPYPLTFICTDLISEFYGRARANFVVLVGLLLNAWVLTVLWFGTAIPGFVPLEAATGYPPLPEWDADKGAYVDAGGWTFFHLQTLTYGAVAASMIAYMAAQFVDVYLYHFWKRLTGGKHLWLRNNASTMVSQFVDTFAVITITHFYAHALPVDPEQSIWPQLWLFIITGYVFKFAVAIIDTPLIYLATFGLSRYLRLNPRVEHHAQPVNEHEPGARG, encoded by the coding sequence ATGAAGATGGGTAATTCAGCGAATCCTGATGTGCTCGACCCCGCGCTGCGCGAACGACGCGAGCGCGTCTTCATCGTCCTCGCCGGTCTTTTTCTCGGGACGCTGACGATGCTCAACCTGCTGGGCATCACCCGGTTTCTGGTGCTCGCCTCGTGGTCGTCCGAGTCGGGGTTGTCGCTCGGCTCGCCCGGCGAGATCACCTTCGCCGTCGCCGTCGGCGTGCTGCCCTACCCGCTGACGTTCATCTGCACCGACCTCATCTCCGAGTTCTACGGCAGGGCGCGCGCGAACTTCGTCGTGCTCGTCGGACTGCTGCTCAACGCCTGGGTGCTGACGGTGCTCTGGTTCGGCACGGCGATCCCCGGCTTCGTGCCCCTCGAAGCCGCCACCGGCTACCCGCCTCTGCCCGAGTGGGACGCCGATAAAGGGGCTTATGTCGACGCCGGCGGCTGGACCTTCTTCCACCTCCAGACCCTCACCTACGGCGCGGTCGCAGCGTCCATGATCGCTTATATGGCAGCCCAGTTTGTCGACGTCTACCTCTACCACTTCTGGAAACGCCTCACCGGCGGCAAGCACCTCTGGCTGCGCAACAACGCCTCCACCATGGTTTCCCAGTTTGTCGACACCTTCGCCGTCATCACGATCACCCATTTCTACGCCCACGCGCTGCCGGTCGATCCCGAACAATCGATCTGGCCCCAACTCTGGTTGTTCATCATCACGGGCTACGTCTTCAAGTTCGCGGTGGCCATCATCGATACTCCCCTCATCTACCTCGCCACCTTCGGCCTGAGCCGATACCTCCGCCTCAACCCGAGGGTCGAACACCATGCCCAGCCCGTCAACGAGCACGAACCGGGCGCCAGGGGATAA
- a CDS encoding Minf_1886 family protein, which yields MVSMDLVSVARDSRYSLDAFIFVQRGLDYTVRKHHGEARDDEQTIDPTLSTRHVSGEQLCHGLRDFALREYGLMARTVLRQWGITCTEDFGHIVFEMVSSGNMHKTEEDSIRDFTDVYHFADAFAPQLELSSTV from the coding sequence ATGGTGTCAATGGACCTGGTTTCGGTGGCTCGCGATTCGCGATACAGCCTCGATGCCTTCATCTTCGTGCAGCGTGGTCTCGACTACACCGTGCGCAAGCATCATGGCGAAGCGCGCGACGACGAGCAGACCATCGACCCGACGCTCTCGACACGGCACGTGTCGGGCGAGCAGCTGTGCCACGGCCTGCGCGATTTCGCGTTGCGCGAATACGGGCTGATGGCCCGCACGGTGCTTCGGCAGTGGGGCATCACCTGCACCGAGGACTTCGGCCACATCGTCTTCGAAATGGTCTCGTCGGGGAACATGCACAAGACCGAGGAGGACTCGATCCGGGACTTCACCGACGTCTACCACTTCGCCGACGCCTTCGCGCCGCAGCTGGAGCTGAGCAGCACGGTCTGA
- a CDS encoding AI-2E family transporter produces the protein MSERERKWNLFLDPTVATLVFLLVTVTLVGLLASPIGWLWGLLQPVLMPVVVALAAAYVLNPLVSWVEARSSVSRGVITGGVLLIIGMLILSVVLYLTPMVLQQVADLIDALPRYAGRTAEWLAARLNTDVEDLEQRLVERVRELIASLTSEGEGDRGRANVGALLGGLLQGAGMGVGVVMRTIGIVTYLGVALGVGLFSLFVFLWRFDEVMAVVPPLVPASVRLRFLELAGQMDKAVSAVIRGRLFQSLIYGSVLSAGWALAGVPYFLLLGVAGGIFNLVPFLGAVVWPVAVLLALADSGVDAGWLAPLLWPTLVYLVAVFIDSWIVEPWVQGSATNLGPLTIMLVVLTGAALMGVVGMLLAIPAAACVRVLLSEEILPRLRNWAEST, from the coding sequence ATGAGCGAGCGCGAGCGAAAGTGGAATCTCTTTCTGGACCCGACCGTGGCCACGCTGGTGTTCCTGCTGGTCACGGTGACGCTGGTGGGCCTGCTCGCGTCGCCGATCGGCTGGCTGTGGGGTTTGCTGCAGCCGGTGCTGATGCCGGTGGTGGTGGCGTTGGCCGCGGCCTACGTCCTGAACCCGCTGGTGAGCTGGGTGGAGGCGCGGTCGAGTGTTTCGCGCGGGGTGATCACGGGCGGGGTGCTGCTGATCATCGGCATGCTGATCCTGTCTGTGGTGCTCTACCTGACGCCGATGGTCCTCCAGCAGGTGGCCGATCTGATCGACGCCCTGCCGCGTTACGCGGGTCGGACGGCCGAGTGGCTCGCGGCGCGGCTGAACACCGACGTCGAAGACCTCGAACAACGGCTCGTCGAACGCGTGAGGGAACTCATCGCGTCGTTGACCTCGGAGGGCGAGGGTGATCGTGGCCGAGCAAACGTCGGGGCGTTACTGGGCGGCCTGCTCCAGGGCGCGGGGATGGGCGTGGGCGTGGTGATGCGCACGATCGGCATCGTCACCTATCTCGGCGTCGCGCTGGGTGTAGGTCTTTTCAGCCTTTTCGTCTTCCTCTGGCGGTTCGACGAGGTGATGGCGGTCGTGCCGCCTCTGGTGCCGGCATCGGTTCGGCTGCGCTTCCTCGAGCTCGCGGGCCAGATGGACAAGGCGGTCTCGGCGGTGATCCGCGGACGCCTGTTCCAGTCGTTGATCTACGGCTCGGTGCTCTCCGCCGGCTGGGCGCTGGCGGGCGTGCCCTACTTCCTGCTGCTTGGCGTCGCGGGCGGGATCTTCAACCTCGTCCCGTTCCTCGGTGCCGTCGTCTGGCCGGTCGCTGTGCTGCTGGCCCTGGCCGACAGCGGCGTCGACGCCGGCTGGCTCGCCCCCCTGCTCTGGCCGACGCTGGTCTACCTAGTCGCCGTCTTCATCGACAGCTGGATCGTCGAGCCGTGGGTGCAGGGCAGCGCGACCAACCTCGGCCCGCTCACGATCATGCTGGTTGTGCTGACGGGTGCGGCGTTGATGGGCGTCGTCGGGATGCTGCTGGCGATCCCGGCGGCCGCCTGCGTGCGCGTCCTGCTCTCCGAAGAAATCCTGCCACGGCTGCGGAATTGGGCCGAATCGACCTGA
- a CDS encoding 5-formyltetrahydrofolate cyclo-ligase — protein MTQPASKAQARAQAKAQRITMDAIARLDASAAIRNRLLEMPEVHEADTIFAYVSMQDEVATHKLLDQLLEQGKTVAVPVVIGEEIVPHLLHDLEDLYPDRFDIPAPQTRVPLDLTPDVTIVPGLAFTPAGQRLGRGGGYYDRYLTSHPETSPIAVCFENQILDALPTEATDFPVPVIVTEKRLIRVE, from the coding sequence ATGACCCAACCCGCCTCCAAGGCCCAGGCTCGCGCCCAGGCCAAAGCCCAGCGGATCACCATGGACGCCATCGCGCGTCTCGACGCCTCCGCCGCCATACGCAACCGGCTGTTGGAGATGCCCGAGGTCCACGAGGCCGACACCATCTTTGCCTACGTCTCCATGCAGGACGAGGTGGCCACCCACAAACTCCTCGACCAGCTGCTCGAGCAGGGCAAGACCGTCGCGGTCCCCGTGGTCATCGGCGAGGAGATCGTCCCCCACCTGCTCCACGACCTCGAAGACCTCTACCCCGACCGCTTCGACATCCCCGCGCCGCAGACCCGCGTGCCGCTCGACCTCACGCCCGACGTCACCATCGTGCCCGGCCTGGCCTTCACGCCCGCCGGCCAGCGGCTCGGCCGTGGCGGCGGCTACTACGACCGCTACCTCACCAGCCACCCCGAGACGTCGCCGATCGCGGTCTGCTTCGAGAACCAGATTCTTGATGCCCTGCCCACCGAAGCGACCGACTTCCCCGTGCCCGTCATCGTGACCGAGAAGCGCTTGATCCGCGTGGAGTGA
- a CDS encoding NuoI/complex I 23 kDa subunit family protein: MPIREQDIINVDLPPMNASESFFLPEVFKGLGTTIRHFAKAIGGGPGNRAMQYPEERREDRPVEEGGLFVDNFRGVHRLNRDEQGRVRCVACFMCATACPVNCIHIVGEPSPWDDREKYPAKFEIDELRCIYCGMCEEACPVDAIELTQLYDIVGLSRQEMIFDKQKLLAVYDATIDRKPM; this comes from the coding sequence ATGCCCATTCGTGAACAGGACATCATCAACGTCGACCTCCCGCCGATGAACGCGAGCGAGAGCTTCTTTCTGCCCGAGGTCTTCAAGGGGCTGGGCACGACGATCCGCCACTTCGCCAAGGCGATCGGCGGCGGGCCGGGCAACCGCGCGATGCAGTACCCCGAGGAGCGGCGCGAGGATCGGCCGGTCGAAGAAGGCGGGTTGTTTGTCGATAACTTCCGTGGCGTGCACCGTTTGAATCGCGACGAGCAGGGGCGTGTGCGCTGCGTGGCCTGCTTTATGTGCGCGACGGCCTGCCCGGTGAACTGCATCCACATCGTCGGCGAGCCTTCCCCCTGGGACGATCGCGAGAAATACCCCGCGAAGTTCGAGATCGACGAGCTGCGGTGCATCTACTGCGGCATGTGCGAAGAGGCCTGCCCGGTGGACGCGATCGAGCTGACCCAGCTCTACGACATCGTCGGGCTGTCGCGTCAGGAGATGATCTTCGACAAGCAGAAGCTGCTGGCGGTCTACGACGCGACGATCGATCGCAAGCCCATGTAA
- a CDS encoding type II secretion system protein — MKRHKCIKRALRGFTLIELLVVISIIAVLMGILLPSLGAARETARALTCMSDMRQLGVMITVFTVDYKDKLPANRIITVPGTEHVTWRHWLVRLGYASTEDAWVCPSEAPLGAFSEEGMVMHGRQCTGDVVANYAYNGSSFWSEASTSPGTAKGIGQIVRPSHTILLLESQEPFPDLGIWMHTRRLGDDGYHGSFGYWHKGQGNWLRADGSGFRMGFRDTMLDDCMWHNGQERIVIESTNDGGSTEVVDTTLPTVHEHPEWIANIAPAYAGTWN; from the coding sequence ATGAAACGGCACAAGTGCATAAAACGAGCGTTGCGGGGCTTCACGCTGATCGAACTGCTGGTCGTGATCTCGATCATCGCGGTGTTGATGGGCATCCTCCTGCCCTCGCTGGGCGCTGCGCGGGAGACCGCGAGGGCCCTGACCTGCATGAGCGACATGCGGCAGCTGGGCGTGATGATCACGGTCTTCACGGTCGACTACAAGGACAAGCTGCCGGCCAACCGGATCATCACGGTCCCCGGGACCGAGCACGTGACCTGGCGTCACTGGCTGGTCCGTCTGGGGTACGCCTCCACCGAAGACGCCTGGGTCTGCCCGTCGGAGGCGCCGCTCGGCGCTTTCAGCGAAGAGGGCATGGTGATGCACGGCCGGCAGTGCACCGGCGACGTGGTCGCCAACTATGCCTACAACGGCTCCTCGTTCTGGAGCGAGGCGAGCACCAGCCCGGGCACGGCGAAGGGCATCGGGCAGATCGTTCGGCCGTCGCACACGATCCTGCTACTCGAATCACAGGAACCCTTCCCCGACCTGGGCATCTGGATGCACACGCGCAGGCTGGGTGACGACGGCTACCACGGGTCGTTCGGCTACTGGCACAAGGGACAGGGCAACTGGCTGCGTGCCGACGGCTCAGGCTTCCGCATGGGCTTCCGCGACACCATGCTCGACGACTGCATGTGGCACAACGGGCAGGAACGCATCGTGATCGAGTCGACCAACGATGGCGGCAGCACTGAAGTGGTTGACACCACGCTCCCGACGGTTCACGAGCACCCGGAGTGGATCGCCAACATCGCTCCGGCCTACGCGGGGACGTGGAACTGA
- a CDS encoding zinc-binding dehydrogenase, translated as MQIVIVKEFGGIDRLEVEQQPTPTPGPGQVLVRLTSIGMNHAELMGRRGEYKISTGEPPFTPGLEGGGVIESVGDSVHNLTAGQRVVIGPSAPRPGGDGFGGTYRSHYLVDAQLVYPAPDAIPDDQLGTLWLPYLTAWGCLIWQQNIQPGQTVALPAASSSVALAAAQIARAAGAIPYGLTRSPAKAERIRALDTAVFEDLIITHEDDGTMRKWHRDFKQITDGRGIDVFFDPVASGDYLDTEIRALANDGCVWVYGLLGPKGPVDVTPLIRKRAAIRGWGMSTLVAAGPAEVQAGCDAVLRGFESGAYRQEVGGKFPLSDVRHAHTTMERGEHLGKLVLVPDGE; from the coding sequence GTGCAGATTGTCATCGTCAAGGAATTCGGCGGCATCGACCGGCTCGAGGTCGAACAGCAACCCACACCCACACCCGGCCCCGGACAGGTCCTCGTCCGACTCACCTCCATCGGCATGAACCACGCCGAGCTCATGGGGCGTCGCGGCGAGTACAAGATCTCCACCGGCGAGCCCCCCTTCACCCCCGGACTCGAGGGCGGAGGCGTCATCGAGTCGGTGGGCGACAGCGTTCACAATCTCACCGCAGGCCAACGCGTTGTGATCGGCCCCAGCGCCCCCCGGCCCGGAGGCGACGGCTTCGGCGGGACCTACCGCAGCCACTACCTCGTCGACGCCCAACTGGTTTATCCCGCGCCCGACGCCATCCCTGACGACCAGCTCGGCACCCTCTGGCTGCCCTACCTCACCGCGTGGGGGTGCCTGATCTGGCAGCAGAACATCCAGCCGGGCCAGACGGTCGCTCTGCCCGCCGCTTCCAGCTCCGTGGCGCTCGCCGCCGCCCAGATCGCCCGCGCCGCCGGCGCAATCCCCTACGGCCTCACGCGCTCGCCCGCCAAGGCCGAACGCATCCGCGCCCTCGATACCGCCGTCTTCGAAGACCTCATCATCACCCACGAAGACGACGGCACCATGCGCAAGTGGCACCGCGACTTCAAGCAGATCACCGACGGCAGAGGGATCGACGTCTTCTTCGACCCCGTCGCGTCGGGCGACTACCTCGACACCGAGATCCGCGCCCTCGCCAATGACGGCTGCGTCTGGGTTTACGGCCTGCTCGGGCCCAAGGGACCCGTCGACGTCACCCCGCTCATCCGCAAACGCGCCGCCATCCGCGGCTGGGGCATGTCCACCCTCGTCGCCGCCGGACCGGCCGAGGTCCAGGCAGGCTGCGACGCCGTCCTGCGGGGTTTTGAATCCGGCGCCTACCGTCAAGAGGTCGGCGGGAAGTTCCCGCTCAGCGACGTCCGCCACGCACACACCACCATGGAACGCGGAGAACACCTCGGGAAGCTCGTGCTCGTTCCCGACGGCGAATAG
- the trkA gene encoding Trk system potassium transporter TrkA: MNIVICGAGEVGRYAAEVLTGRKHNVTLIDKSAEVLDELEDRLDTRMMVGTGTQADVQAQAGVATADLFIAATNIDEINLLAASIAKAVGARKTIARVHHSVYFEKRGLDYSRHLGIDHLVCPEHATAQAIASVVRAPGAMAVERFAHGEIEMQSLGVREDARAAGTMLRELKLPGAARLVSIEREGKAFVPTGDSTILAGDVVTIIGETGGMTPTRKLFDTSAGQRRSIIIMGGSSQAVWVCRELRNRRFSVRLFEPDRERAEELAEKLDWITVLNDDPIRSEALTEERVDLADAFVALTDDDENNILAAAQAKSLGAKTAIAVQQRATYLHLLRHVGIDRAFSPRANAVDELLRLIDTTPMRPIAQLAGDAASVFEIQIVNRATEVIGRPLSELTLPPSSLIVAVQRGDHVFVPGAQDVLEGGDTAVLVTPDEHEREIRKLFQV, encoded by the coding sequence ATGAACATCGTGATCTGCGGCGCAGGCGAGGTCGGGCGGTACGCCGCCGAGGTCCTGACCGGCCGTAAGCACAACGTCACCCTGATTGACAAGTCGGCGGAGGTCCTCGACGAGCTCGAGGACCGGCTCGACACGCGCATGATGGTGGGCACGGGCACGCAGGCGGACGTGCAGGCGCAGGCCGGCGTGGCGACGGCGGACCTGTTCATCGCCGCGACGAACATCGACGAGATCAACCTGCTGGCGGCGTCGATCGCCAAGGCGGTGGGGGCCAGGAAGACGATCGCCCGCGTCCACCACTCGGTCTATTTCGAGAAGCGCGGGCTCGATTACAGCCGGCACCTGGGCATCGATCACCTGGTCTGTCCCGAGCACGCGACGGCTCAGGCGATTGCCTCGGTCGTGCGCGCGCCGGGGGCGATGGCGGTGGAGCGTTTTGCGCACGGCGAGATCGAGATGCAGAGCCTTGGCGTCCGCGAGGACGCCCGCGCCGCGGGGACGATGCTGCGCGAGCTCAAGCTGCCCGGCGCGGCACGGCTGGTGAGCATCGAACGCGAGGGCAAGGCGTTCGTGCCCACGGGGGACAGCACGATCCTGGCGGGTGACGTGGTGACGATCATCGGCGAGACGGGCGGGATGACCCCGACACGCAAGCTGTTCGACACCTCGGCGGGTCAGCGTCGGAGCATCATCATCATGGGCGGCTCGTCGCAGGCGGTCTGGGTCTGCCGTGAACTGCGCAACCGGCGTTTTTCGGTGCGGCTGTTCGAGCCGGACCGAGAGCGTGCGGAGGAGCTCGCCGAGAAACTCGACTGGATCACCGTGCTCAACGACGACCCGATCCGCTCGGAGGCGCTGACCGAGGAGCGTGTCGACCTCGCCGACGCGTTCGTGGCGCTGACCGACGACGACGAGAACAACATCCTCGCAGCGGCGCAGGCCAAGTCGCTTGGAGCGAAGACGGCGATCGCCGTGCAGCAGCGCGCGACCTACCTGCACCTGCTGCGTCACGTCGGCATCGACCGCGCCTTCTCGCCACGGGCCAACGCCGTGGACGAGCTGCTGCGCCTGATCGACACGACGCCCATGCGCCCGATCGCCCAGCTGGCCGGCGACGCAGCGTCGGTGTTCGAAATCCAGATCGTGAACCGCGCGACCGAGGTGATCGGCCGTCCGCTGAGCGAGCTGACCCTCCCGCCCAGCTCGCTGATCGTCGCGGTCCAGCGTGGCGACCACGTCTTCGTGCCCGGCGCGCAGGACGTGCTCGAGGGCGGGGACACCGCGGTGCTGGTGACACCCGATGAGCACGAGCGTGAGATCCGCAAACTCTTTCAGGTCTGA
- a CDS encoding TrkH family potassium uptake protein: protein MNFLAVVRQLGLVLMILSASMVFPLALEVFPILGEATQSRPALYALCIAMAVGITIGAVGYTFGRGLSIETFTRRDAMLLTALTWVFGAGLAAIPYRAWTAIGGAAGAHPFDSFEASYFEAMSGLTTTGATVLGDIQALPASLLLWRSITHWLGGLGIVVLFVAVLPNIGSGGRKLFFAEAPGPQQQGVRPRIGETARMLWLLYLGLTIAAMLAFWSTGAMGLFDSICHAFSVMSTGGLSTRDASIGHYNSLALDLWTMLFMLLAGVNFAIFYLLLQRRWSILWTDTELRFYLILKLAATTVISLELYGTAIVTTAGHVVQATFGDSLRYAAFQVIALQTGTGFCTADFELWPIASKTFLFSMFLIGGCAGSTAGGIKVIRVWIAIKILGEAIERAYRPAVVRPLRLGNTIVDDDMKLGTLIYTVLFFLLLGVGTGVLVITESSPQCDLLTAASATVSTLCNVGPGFHAVGPTQNYGWFSDPSLIVLSVLMALGRLEIYALLALAWPRFWMRD from the coding sequence ATGAACTTCCTCGCCGTCGTTCGGCAACTCGGTCTCGTGCTGATGATCCTCAGCGCCAGCATGGTCTTCCCGCTGGCGCTGGAGGTCTTCCCGATCCTGGGTGAGGCGACGCAGAGCCGGCCGGCCCTCTACGCGCTGTGCATCGCGATGGCGGTGGGCATCACGATCGGTGCCGTCGGTTACACGTTTGGCAGGGGGCTCTCGATCGAGACGTTCACGCGCCGCGACGCGATGCTGCTGACGGCCCTGACGTGGGTCTTCGGCGCGGGGCTGGCGGCGATCCCCTACCGCGCCTGGACGGCGATCGGCGGCGCGGCGGGGGCGCACCCCTTCGACAGTTTCGAGGCGAGTTACTTCGAGGCGATGTCCGGCCTGACCACCACCGGGGCAACGGTGCTGGGAGACATCCAGGCCTTGCCCGCGTCGCTGCTGCTCTGGCGTTCGATCACCCACTGGCTGGGCGGTCTGGGCATCGTCGTGCTGTTCGTGGCGGTCCTGCCCAACATCGGCTCGGGCGGGCGCAAGCTCTTCTTCGCCGAGGCACCCGGCCCCCAGCAGCAGGGGGTTCGGCCCAGGATCGGCGAGACGGCGCGCATGCTCTGGCTGCTCTACCTGGGGCTGACCATCGCGGCGATGCTGGCCTTCTGGTCGACCGGCGCGATGGGGCTGTTCGACAGCATCTGCCACGCCTTCTCGGTCATGTCGACGGGCGGGCTCTCCACACGCGACGCGTCGATCGGCCACTACAACTCCCTCGCGCTCGACCTCTGGACGATGCTCTTCATGCTGCTCGCCGGCGTGAACTTCGCGATCTTCTACCTGCTGCTCCAGCGTCGCTGGTCGATCCTCTGGACCGACACGGAGCTGCGCTTCTATCTGATCCTCAAGCTCGCGGCGACCACGGTGATCTCGCTCGAGCTGTACGGCACCGCGATCGTCACGACGGCGGGGCACGTCGTGCAGGCGACCTTCGGCGACAGCCTGCGCTACGCGGCCTTCCAGGTCATCGCGCTGCAGACGGGCACGGGTTTCTGCACGGCCGACTTCGAGCTGTGGCCGATCGCCTCGAAGACGTTCCTCTTCTCGATGTTCCTCATCGGCGGCTGCGCGGGCTCGACGGCGGGGGGGATCAAGGTCATCCGCGTCTGGATCGCGATCAAGATCCTCGGCGAGGCGATCGAGCGGGCCTATCGCCCGGCGGTGGTCCGGCCGCTGCGGCTCGGGAACACGATTGTCGACGACGACATGAAGCTCGGCACGCTGATCTACACCGTTCTCTTCTTCCTCCTGCTGGGCGTGGGGACGGGGGTGCTGGTCATCACGGAGTCGTCGCCTCAATGCGACCTGCTGACCGCGGCGTCGGCGACGGTCTCGACGCTCTGCAACGTCGGCCCCGGCTTCCACGCCGTCGGACCGACGCAGAACTACGGCTGGTTCTCCGATCCGTCGCTGATCGTGCTGAGCGTTCTGATGGCCCTGGGGCGTCTGGAGATCTACGCTCTATTGGCGCTCGCCTGGCCGCGTTTCTGGATGCGCGACTAG
- a CDS encoding copper-binding protein: protein MRSFSTTLLLATSLLTLAACEEQTPQGETQVYTVRGEVVSLPSPANANMSIMHEAIPTFVDKKGEVVGMETMTMPFPVASDVSLEGIEPGDPVEFVFVMDWNKGGYELTSIIELPAETELDLTAADPHDGHDHTGHDHAAHAHETAQEAGKQAEERVEAAEQAAPKTHESH from the coding sequence ATGCGATCTTTCTCGACGACCCTGCTGCTCGCTACCTCACTGCTGACCCTTGCCGCCTGCGAGGAGCAGACGCCCCAAGGCGAGACGCAGGTCTACACCGTCCGAGGCGAGGTTGTCTCCCTGCCCAGCCCCGCCAACGCCAACATGAGCATCATGCACGAGGCGATCCCGACCTTCGTCGACAAGAAAGGCGAGGTCGTCGGCATGGAGACGATGACGATGCCCTTCCCGGTGGCCAGCGACGTCTCCCTCGAGGGGATCGAGCCGGGTGATCCGGTGGAATTCGTCTTCGTGATGGACTGGAACAAGGGCGGCTACGAGCTGACCTCGATCATCGAGCTGCCCGCCGAGACCGAGCTGGACCTCACCGCCGCCGACCCGCACGACGGCCACGATCACACGGGCCACGACCACGCGGCCCATGCGCACGAAACCGCTCAAGAAGCCGGAAAGCAGGCTGAAGAGCGTGTCGAGGCGGCGGAGCAGGCCGCGCCGAAGACGCACGAGAGCCACTGA